The following proteins are co-located in the Ketogulonicigenium robustum genome:
- a CDS encoding glutathione S-transferase family protein — MTRLYHFPLSPFCRKVRLCLGEKRIEVELVEERYWEQSPELLRRNPAGKVPVLKLENRFLTESTAICEYIEDIFPTPPLMPRDPEAKYEVRRLIGWFDDKFYQEVTNKLLTERIFKKVQGGGYPDSTRIKEGARAIKYHIDYLHWLLESRRWLAGNEMTLADFTAAAHLSCLDYISDVDWNRSDLVREWYAKIKSRPAFRGLLADQIPSFLPAPHYADLDF, encoded by the coding sequence ATGACACGCTTGTATCATTTCCCCCTTTCGCCGTTTTGCCGCAAAGTGCGCCTGTGCCTGGGCGAAAAGCGTATCGAGGTCGAGCTGGTCGAGGAGCGCTACTGGGAACAATCGCCCGAACTGCTGCGACGCAACCCCGCTGGCAAAGTGCCGGTGCTGAAGTTGGAAAACCGCTTTCTGACCGAAAGCACTGCGATCTGCGAATATATCGAAGACATCTTCCCCACCCCGCCCCTGATGCCCCGAGACCCCGAGGCCAAGTACGAAGTGCGCCGCCTAATCGGCTGGTTCGACGACAAGTTCTACCAAGAGGTCACGAACAAACTGCTGACGGAACGCATCTTCAAAAAGGTGCAAGGCGGCGGCTACCCCGATTCGACGCGCATCAAGGAAGGCGCGCGGGCGATCAAATATCACATCGATTACCTGCACTGGCTGCTGGAAAGCCGTCGCTGGCTGGCCGGGAATGAAATGACGCTGGCCGATTTCACCGCCGCCGCGCATCTGTCCTGCCTCGATTACATTTCCGACGTCGACTGGAACCGGTCGGATCTGGTGCGCGAATGGTATGCCAAGATCAAATCGCGCCCCGCGTTCCGCGGTTTGCTGGCCGACCAGATCCCCAGCTTCCTGCCCGCCCCGCACTATGCCGACCTCGACTTCTGA
- the queG gene encoding tRNA epoxyqueuosine(34) reductase QueG: protein MPTSTSETLKQRLHAEALSAGFVAMGICRPDSVRKDGEGLRAFVAEGLHGEMQWLEDRIDWRADPTALWPEARSVIMLAESYAPTYNPLSALEDPTRGAISVYAQGKDYHDLVKKRLKRVGRWLIEQAPGSEIKVFVDTAPVMERPLAREAGLGWTGKHGCILSRNFGNWVFLGCIFTTLELEPDAPVRPSCGSCTSCLDICPTQAFIGPGRLDPRKCVSYLTIESSQPVPLELRSKMGNRIYGCDDCLAICPWNKFAVAASDARYHGDVGNPPLAELAQLDDTSFRARFSGSPIKRIGVNKFLRNVMYAIGNSARPELIPSAQAHVLADDPVLRDAAQWAVARLRG from the coding sequence ATGCCGACCTCGACTTCTGAAACCCTGAAACAGCGCCTGCATGCCGAGGCGCTGTCGGCGGGTTTCGTCGCCATGGGCATCTGCCGCCCCGATAGCGTCCGCAAAGATGGCGAGGGTCTGCGCGCCTTCGTCGCCGAAGGGCTGCACGGCGAGATGCAATGGCTGGAAGACCGAATCGACTGGCGCGCCGACCCTACTGCCCTGTGGCCGGAAGCCCGCTCGGTCATCATGCTGGCCGAAAGCTACGCCCCGACCTACAATCCGCTTTCGGCATTGGAAGACCCCACACGCGGCGCGATCAGCGTTTATGCACAGGGCAAAGACTACCACGATCTGGTGAAAAAACGCCTGAAGCGCGTGGGCCGTTGGCTGATCGAACAAGCGCCGGGCAGCGAAATCAAAGTCTTCGTCGACACGGCGCCGGTCATGGAACGCCCCCTTGCGCGCGAGGCTGGTTTGGGCTGGACCGGCAAACATGGCTGCATCCTGTCGCGCAACTTCGGCAACTGGGTGTTCCTCGGGTGCATCTTCACCACGTTGGAACTGGAGCCCGACGCCCCCGTGCGCCCCAGCTGCGGCAGCTGCACATCGTGCCTCGACATTTGCCCGACGCAGGCCTTCATCGGGCCGGGGCGGCTGGATCCGCGTAAATGCGTGTCATATCTGACGATCGAAAGCAGCCAGCCCGTGCCGCTGGAGCTGCGGTCGAAAATGGGCAACCGCATCTATGGCTGCGACGATTGCCTTGCCATATGCCCGTGGAACAAATTCGCCGTCGCCGCCAGCGATGCGCGCTATCACGGCGATGTCGGCAACCCGCCCTTGGCCGAGCTGGCGCAGCTGGATGACACCAGCTTTCGCGCGCGTTTTTCCGGCAGCCCGATCAAGCGCATTGGCGTGAATAAATTCCTGCGCAACGTGATGTATGCCATCGGCAATTCAGCCCGCCCCGAATTGATCCCCTCAGCGCAGGCGCATGTGCTGGCGGATGACCCCGTTCTGCGCGACGCCGCGCAATGGGCGGTTGCACGCCTGCGCGGCTGA
- a CDS encoding DUF6446 family protein, with protein sequence MNNKIVARSVLVGMLLFALIFGGVMYYTQVYAYYETLAPEDVGPVMLVKVDGTAAELPVTGMRAIDSDSSPLRFRACFSASAPPAEISASFARYEGASPLVGPSWFDCFDAREVGEALESGVAQAYLWQENIHYGIDRVVAIMPDGRAFAWQQMNHCGEVVYDGEAAPEGCPPAPEV encoded by the coding sequence ATGAACAACAAGATAGTTGCCCGCAGCGTATTGGTCGGGATGCTGCTGTTCGCCCTGATTTTCGGCGGGGTCATGTACTACACGCAGGTCTACGCCTATTACGAAACGCTGGCCCCCGAAGACGTCGGCCCTGTCATGCTGGTGAAGGTCGACGGCACCGCCGCCGAGCTGCCGGTGACTGGTATGCGCGCCATCGACAGCGATTCCAGCCCGTTGCGCTTTCGGGCGTGTTTCAGCGCTTCGGCGCCGCCTGCGGAAATCAGTGCCAGCTTCGCGCGGTACGAGGGGGCATCCCCCTTGGTTGGGCCCAGCTGGTTTGACTGTTTCGACGCGCGCGAAGTGGGCGAGGCGTTGGAATCGGGCGTCGCGCAGGCCTATCTGTGGCAGGAAAACATCCACTACGGCATCGACCGCGTTGTCGCCATCATGCCCGATGGACGCGCCTTTGCATGGCAACAGATGAACCACTGCGGCGAAGTCGTGTATGACGGCGAAGCCGCACCCGAAGGCTGCCCCCCTGCACCGGAAGTATGA
- a CDS encoding glycine--tRNA ligase subunit alpha: protein MTKTGAPRSFQEIILRLQNYWAAQGCAVLQPYDMEVGAGTFHPATTLRALGSKPWAAAYVQPSRRPTDGRYGENPNRLQHYYQFQVLMKPSPANLQELYLGSLDAIGIDTGLHDVRFVEDDWESPTLGAWGLGWEVWCDGMEVSQFTYFQQVGGYDCKPVPGELTYGLERLAMYVLGVDHVMDMPYNDPAAAVPLTYGDVFRQTEEEYSRHNFDAANTDKLLRHFEDAEAECKALLDQPEIDPKTGKRIIMVHPAYDQCIKASHLFNLLDARGVISVTERQAYIGRVRALAKACADAFVRTDAAGFQA, encoded by the coding sequence ATGACAAAGACCGGCGCCCCCCGATCCTTTCAGGAGATTATCCTGAGGCTGCAGAACTATTGGGCGGCCCAAGGCTGCGCCGTGCTGCAACCCTATGACATGGAAGTCGGGGCAGGTACGTTCCACCCCGCAACCACGCTGCGCGCGCTGGGCAGCAAGCCTTGGGCTGCGGCCTATGTGCAGCCCTCGCGCCGGCCGACCGATGGGCGCTATGGCGAGAACCCGAACCGTCTGCAGCACTATTACCAGTTTCAGGTGCTGATGAAGCCCAGCCCCGCCAATCTGCAAGAGCTGTACCTTGGCAGCCTTGACGCGATCGGCATCGACACCGGCCTGCACGATGTGCGCTTTGTCGAGGATGACTGGGAAAGCCCGACGCTGGGCGCGTGGGGTCTGGGCTGGGAAGTCTGGTGCGACGGGATGGAAGTGTCGCAGTTTACCTATTTCCAGCAAGTCGGCGGGTATGATTGCAAACCTGTCCCAGGCGAGCTGACCTACGGGCTTGAGCGGCTGGCGATGTATGTGCTGGGTGTCGATCACGTGATGGACATGCCGTACAACGATCCTGCAGCCGCCGTCCCGCTGACCTATGGCGATGTCTTCCGCCAGACCGAGGAAGAATATTCGCGCCACAACTTCGATGCGGCGAACACCGACAAGCTGCTGCGCCATTTCGAGGATGCCGAGGCCGAGTGTAAGGCGCTGCTGGATCAGCCCGAGATCGACCCCAAAACCGGCAAGCGGATCATCATGGTGCACCCCGCCTATGACCAATGCATCAAGGCCAGCCATCTTTTCAATCTGCTTGACGCGCGCGGCGTGATTTCCGTGACCGAGCGCCAAGCCTATATCGGGCGTGTCCGTGCATTGGCCAAGGCATGCGCCGATGCCTTCGTGCGCACCGATGCCGCAGGATTCCAAGCATGA
- the mtgA gene encoding monofunctional biosynthetic peptidoglycan transglycosylase: MPNAPMVDEPDAPPPHDTNDAPRPARRRSRTAAPAEGGSEKVAPVKKASAKKASPRKSGARKASKAPPRAGTWALRAAKAIGLAAAGLVVVFVALTMIFAVVRPPTTPYMLAESVRQGGVRHTWVPMDRIAPAMALSAVAAEDANFCRHWGLDLDAIRTAIDSRLGGASTISQQVVKNVFLWHGRNWARKSLEAVMTPVVELFWSKRRILEVYLNVAEFDTGVFGVEAAAQHYFGRSAADLTNRQAALLAAILPNPKERSPVDPSAFVNRRANAIADGAATIRGTARASCFM; the protein is encoded by the coding sequence ATGCCTAATGCGCCTATGGTTGACGAGCCCGATGCCCCACCCCCGCATGACACCAACGACGCGCCCCGCCCTGCGCGGCGGCGCAGCCGCACGGCCGCCCCTGCCGAAGGCGGATCTGAAAAAGTCGCGCCCGTGAAAAAGGCCTCCGCAAAAAAGGCTAGCCCGCGCAAGTCCGGCGCGCGCAAGGCAAGCAAGGCCCCGCCGCGCGCGGGCACATGGGCGCTGCGCGCAGCCAAGGCCATAGGCTTGGCGGCGGCGGGCCTTGTCGTCGTGTTTGTCGCACTGACCATGATCTTCGCAGTCGTTCGCCCGCCAACCACGCCCTACATGCTGGCCGAATCCGTCCGTCAGGGCGGCGTTCGCCATACATGGGTGCCGATGGACCGGATCGCCCCCGCCATGGCGCTGTCGGCCGTCGCAGCCGAGGATGCGAATTTCTGCCGTCACTGGGGCCTCGATCTGGACGCGATCCGCACCGCCATCGATTCGCGTCTGGGCGGCGCATCGACGATCAGCCAGCAGGTGGTGAAGAACGTCTTTCTGTGGCACGGTCGCAACTGGGCGCGCAAATCGCTCGAGGCGGTCATGACCCCCGTGGTCGAGCTGTTCTGGTCCAAGCGGCGCATTTTGGAAGTCTATCTGAACGTCGCCGAATTCGACACCGGCGTCTTCGGGGTCGAGGCGGCAGCGCAGCACTACTTTGGCCGCTCGGCGGCGGATTTGACCAACCGTCAAGCCGCTTTGCTGGCAGCCATTTTGCCCAACCCCAAAGAACGCTCGCCCGTTGACCCCAGCGCCTTCGTCAACCGCCGCGCCAACGCCATCGCCGACGGCGCTGCGACAATTCGCGGAACCGCACGGGCCAGTTGTTTCATGTAA
- a CDS encoding creatininase family protein, with amino-acid sequence MPYRYWSDLRAPDFTPALAGAVALLPVGATEQHGPHLPLNTDTLLATEMAELSAAAANSADVLILPTIAVAKSDEHIHFPGTLTLDGPTLLSVLEQIGASVARAGIKRLVCINAHGGNVPALQMLVRSLRIQHDILAVTAGWIGMGFPEGTVSPREQAEGIHGGLVETAAMLHFRPDLVDMTQAQHFVPASAAVAQSNSVLRMMGSVTTGWCAEDLHPAGAAGDAASATAALGAQLVAHSAARFGTLLDEVAAHPLPGSAA; translated from the coding sequence ATGCCCTATAGATACTGGTCCGACCTGCGCGCACCCGACTTCACACCCGCTTTGGCAGGGGCCGTCGCGCTGCTGCCCGTGGGCGCGACAGAACAACACGGGCCCCACTTGCCGCTGAATACCGACACGCTGCTGGCCACCGAAATGGCGGAACTATCCGCCGCCGCCGCGAACAGCGCTGACGTGTTGATCCTGCCGACGATTGCCGTCGCCAAATCTGACGAACACATCCACTTCCCCGGCACGCTGACGCTGGATGGCCCGACGCTGCTGAGCGTGCTGGAGCAAATCGGCGCAAGCGTTGCCCGCGCGGGCATCAAGCGGCTGGTGTGCATCAACGCCCATGGCGGCAACGTGCCCGCGCTGCAGATGCTGGTGCGTAGCCTGCGCATTCAACACGACATACTGGCCGTCACTGCCGGTTGGATTGGAATGGGTTTTCCCGAAGGCACCGTATCACCGCGCGAGCAGGCCGAGGGGATCCACGGCGGTCTGGTCGAAACGGCAGCGATGCTGCATTTCCGCCCCGATCTGGTCGATATGACACAGGCGCAGCACTTCGTGCCCGCTTCGGCAGCGGTCGCGCAAAGCAATAGCGTGCTGCGCATGATGGGCAGCGTGACAACCGGATGGTGTGCCGAGGACCTGCACCCCGCAGGCGCTGCGGGCGATGCCGCCAGCGCGACGGCGGCCCTTGGGGCGCAGTTGGTGGCACATTCCGCCGCGCGTTTCGGAACACTTCTGGACGAAGTGGCCGCGCACCCGCTGCCCGGGAGTGCGGCATGA
- a CDS encoding RidA family protein — protein sequence MKPLEPKTIRPPFGHYSSGVAVDAPQKLVVTSGQLGVGPDDVAPPDVLEQARICFANCGAILAEAGLGPQHAIRVAGFVTRREDFAAYMQARDEWLADAPVKPASTLLIVTGFTRPEFLVEVEVTAALS from the coding sequence ATGAAACCGCTAGAACCCAAGACGATCCGGCCGCCCTTTGGTCACTATTCATCGGGTGTGGCGGTGGATGCGCCGCAAAAACTGGTCGTCACATCCGGCCAGCTGGGGGTTGGCCCCGACGATGTCGCGCCGCCCGACGTGCTGGAACAGGCGCGGATCTGTTTTGCCAACTGCGGCGCGATCTTGGCCGAGGCGGGCCTTGGCCCGCAGCATGCGATCCGCGTGGCGGGCTTCGTCACCCGGCGCGAGGATTTTGCTGCCTACATGCAAGCGCGTGACGAGTGGCTGGCCGATGCGCCCGTGAAACCTGCCTCGACCTTGCTGATCGTCACGGGGTTCACGCGCCCCGAGTTTCTGGTTGAAGTCGAAGTGACGGCGGCGCTGTCATGA
- a CDS encoding peptidoglycan-binding domain-containing protein, with protein MPPLRATSPDLSRLWRKLALSIILCAAALLAAHRDAAAQDGPAWVQIEAQPTLAMAQQRVRAYSGGLPDVSGWTLPSGWYAIVLGPYTRSDATAYLAQLLRDRAAPNDSYIVDGSQFRQQFWPIGSGADLTPRPLPAASAVVAPPPAVEPPVETDPAETVETALASENLLDRAAKQAIQSALADAGVYSGAIDGLFGRGTRDAMTAWQTQRGSAPTGVLTSAERDALITDYNAILAPLGLTLTRDTAAGIEIEIPTAVVAARDATPPFALWQATDSPAAVLLISQSGDSARLASLAAELGALPVVPAGARVQRSGPSLLIEGADAQRRIHLQATARDGVIKGFALVWPTGDDRVFGRLLARMQASYRVLPGTLDHGATSNSTTPPVDTTIDTPRVLQAGVYVNAQGEVATAAAPLAQCTRFVLGGDRPATLRRAAGGVAIVAPATPSAPAAVARFAAPAAGDTAAVVAGFSAGTVLAQASTTPARAQMLAQTDTTATQLRISAQTGSGDIGGPVLDGAGSVIGLLVPTSDNASGAASAVSATTVAAFAGAALDAGPHPAIAAGAVAQIARAITVQVACW; from the coding sequence ATGCCCCCCCTGCGCGCCACTTCGCCCGACCTGTCCCGCCTTTGGCGCAAACTGGCCCTGTCGATCATCTTATGTGCAGCCGCGCTGCTGGCCGCCCACCGCGATGCGGCGGCACAAGATGGCCCCGCGTGGGTGCAGATCGAGGCGCAGCCGACCCTCGCCATGGCGCAGCAACGGGTGCGCGCCTATTCGGGCGGCCTTCCCGATGTATCGGGCTGGACGCTGCCCAGCGGGTGGTATGCCATCGTTCTGGGGCCCTACACCCGCAGCGATGCGACGGCCTACCTTGCCCAACTGCTGCGCGACCGCGCGGCCCCGAACGACAGCTACATCGTCGACGGCAGCCAGTTTCGCCAACAATTCTGGCCTATCGGCAGCGGCGCAGACCTCACGCCGCGCCCGCTACCGGCGGCTAGCGCTGTGGTGGCGCCGCCCCCTGCTGTGGAGCCTCCCGTAGAAACGGACCCTGCCGAGACGGTCGAGACCGCGTTGGCCAGTGAAAACCTGCTGGATCGCGCGGCCAAGCAGGCCATCCAGTCGGCTTTGGCCGACGCCGGTGTTTACAGCGGCGCAATCGACGGCCTGTTCGGGCGCGGCACGCGCGATGCGATGACCGCGTGGCAAACCCAGCGCGGCAGCGCCCCGACAGGCGTTCTGACCAGCGCCGAGCGTGACGCGCTGATCACCGATTACAACGCGATTCTCGCCCCGCTTGGCCTGACGCTGACGCGCGATACCGCCGCGGGCATTGAAATCGAGATCCCCACCGCAGTCGTCGCAGCGCGGGACGCAACGCCGCCCTTCGCGCTGTGGCAAGCGACCGACAGCCCCGCCGCAGTTCTGCTGATCTCGCAATCAGGCGACAGCGCGCGTCTTGCCAGCCTTGCCGCTGAACTGGGAGCGTTGCCCGTCGTGCCTGCGGGCGCGCGGGTACAGCGCAGCGGCCCGTCGCTGCTGATCGAGGGGGCGGACGCCCAGCGGCGGATTCATCTGCAAGCCACCGCGCGCGACGGGGTGATCAAGGGATTCGCGCTGGTGTGGCCGACAGGTGATGACCGTGTGTTCGGCCGGCTGCTGGCGCGTATGCAGGCCAGCTACCGCGTTCTGCCCGGCACGCTTGATCACGGGGCGACCAGCAACAGCACCACCCCGCCTGTAGACACGACAATCGATACGCCGCGCGTGCTGCAGGCGGGGGTCTACGTCAACGCGCAGGGCGAAGTTGCCACCGCAGCCGCGCCGTTGGCCCAATGCACCCGCTTTGTGCTGGGCGGCGACCGGCCCGCAACCCTGCGCCGCGCGGCAGGCGGTGTCGCGATCGTTGCCCCGGCGACGCCCAGCGCGCCCGCCGCTGTCGCGCGATTTGCAGCCCCCGCAGCAGGTGACACCGCCGCAGTCGTCGCGGGGTTTTCGGCGGGTACCGTCTTGGCGCAGGCCAGCACAACACCCGCGCGTGCGCAAATGCTGGCACAGACGGACACAACTGCGACGCAACTGCGGATATCCGCGCAAACCGGCAGCGGCGACATCGGCGGCCCCGTTCTGGACGGGGCCGGATCGGTCATCGGGCTGCTGGTGCCCACCAGCGACAACGCAAGCGGCGCTGCATCAGCGGTGTCGGCTACGACCGTCGCAGCCTTTGCCGGTGCGGCGCTGGATGCTGGCCCGCACCCCGCCATCGCCGCTGGCGCGGTGGCGCAAATTGCCCGCGCAATCACCGTGCAGGTGGCATGCTGGTAA
- a CDS encoding saccharopine dehydrogenase family protein has product MKKNVLIIGAGGVAQVVAHKCAQNNDRLGDLHIASRTKAKCDAIIQSVTDKGAMKVAGSFTAHSIDAMDTAAVAALIRDTGAQIVINVGSAFVNMYVLEACIQTGAAYLDTAIHEDPAKICEIPPWYGNYEWKRRADCAAAGVTAILGVGFDPGVVNAYARLAADDYLDTIYSIDIVDINAGSHGRWFSTNFDPEINFREFTGTVYSWQNGAWQTNKMFEVGKEWDMPVVGTQKAYLTGHDEVHSLSARYPDADVRFWMGFGDHYINVFTVLNNLGLLSERPVKTAEGLEVVPLKVVKAVLPDPSSLAPDYTGKTCIGDFVRGTKDGAPAEVFIYNIADHEEAYAETGAQGISYTAGVPPVAAALLVADGTWDVKTMANVEELDPKPFLNLLNQMGLPNRIKDAKGDRALSF; this is encoded by the coding sequence GTGAAAAAGAACGTCCTAATTATCGGCGCCGGTGGCGTCGCCCAAGTTGTCGCGCATAAATGCGCGCAAAATAACGATCGTCTTGGCGATCTGCACATCGCCTCGCGCACCAAGGCCAAATGCGATGCGATCATTCAAAGCGTGACCGACAAGGGCGCGATGAAGGTGGCGGGCAGCTTTACCGCGCACAGCATCGACGCGATGGACACGGCTGCCGTCGCCGCGCTGATCCGCGACACCGGCGCGCAAATCGTGATTAACGTCGGCTCGGCCTTCGTGAACATGTATGTGCTAGAGGCCTGCATCCAGACCGGCGCCGCCTATCTGGACACCGCCATCCACGAAGACCCCGCCAAAATCTGCGAGATCCCGCCGTGGTATGGCAATTACGAATGGAAGCGCCGCGCGGATTGCGCCGCTGCGGGCGTCACCGCGATTCTGGGCGTCGGGTTTGATCCGGGCGTGGTGAACGCCTATGCCCGTCTGGCCGCCGACGACTATCTGGATACGATCTACAGCATCGACATCGTCGACATCAACGCAGGCAGCCACGGCCGTTGGTTCTCGACCAACTTCGACCCCGAAATCAACTTCCGCGAATTCACCGGCACGGTCTATTCGTGGCAGAACGGCGCGTGGCAGACGAACAAGATGTTCGAGGTCGGCAAAGAATGGGACATGCCCGTCGTCGGCACCCAAAAAGCCTATCTGACCGGCCATGACGAGGTTCACTCGTTGTCGGCCCGCTACCCCGATGCGGATGTGCGTTTCTGGATGGGCTTTGGCGATCACTACATCAACGTGTTCACCGTGCTGAACAACCTTGGCCTGCTGTCGGAAAGGCCGGTGAAAACCGCCGAAGGGCTGGAAGTCGTGCCGCTGAAAGTGGTCAAGGCAGTGCTGCCTGACCCGTCCAGTTTGGCCCCCGACTATACCGGCAAGACCTGCATCGGTGACTTCGTGCGCGGCACCAAAGACGGCGCCCCCGCCGAGGTGTTCATCTACAATATCGCCGACCACGAGGAAGCCTATGCCGAGACCGGCGCACAGGGCATTTCCTACACCGCAGGCGTGCCCCCCGTGGCTGCTGCCCTGCTGGTGGCCGATGGCACGTGGGACGTGAAAACGATGGCCAACGTCGAGGAACTGGACCCCAAGCCGTTCCTGAACCTGTTGAACCAGATGGGCCTGCCCAACCGCATCAAGGATGCAAAAGGCGACCGCGCCCTCAGCTTCTGA
- a CDS encoding carboxynorspermidine decarboxylase produces MIETPFYLIDRTKLSRNLQIINRLRALSGAKTLLALKCFATWPVFDQLSAEMDGTTSSSLYELRLGREKFGKETHAYSVAWSDNEINEAVSYADKIIFNSIGQLTRFEAASAGIARGLRLNPRFSTSGFDLADPARPFSRLGEWDVDKIRAVLPLISGVMIHYNCENGDYDLFDSQLTRIEAEFGDILRQLDWVSLGGGIHFTGEGYPLEKLAARLKAFAQNMGVQVYLEPGEATITNTTSLEVTVLDILNNGKDLAIVDSSVEAHMLDLLIYRTTAKMETSGQYAYQIAGKSCLAGDIFGDFTFPQPLQVGDRISIADAAGYTMVKKNWFNGVKMPSIVIRELDGSLTVAREFGFADYASSLG; encoded by the coding sequence GTGATTGAAACACCCTTCTACCTGATCGACCGCACGAAACTTTCGCGCAACCTTCAGATCATCAACCGCCTGCGTGCTTTGTCAGGTGCGAAAACGCTGCTGGCGTTGAAATGCTTTGCCACATGGCCGGTCTTTGACCAGCTGTCGGCCGAGATGGACGGCACCACGTCGTCCTCGCTGTACGAGCTACGCTTGGGCCGCGAGAAGTTCGGCAAGGAAACCCATGCCTATTCCGTCGCATGGTCGGATAACGAGATCAACGAGGCAGTCAGCTACGCCGACAAGATCATCTTCAACTCGATCGGCCAACTGACGCGGTTCGAGGCTGCCTCGGCCGGGATCGCGCGCGGCCTACGCCTGAACCCGCGTTTTTCGACCAGCGGTTTCGATCTGGCCGACCCCGCGCGCCCGTTCTCGCGCCTTGGCGAATGGGATGTGGACAAGATCCGCGCCGTCCTTCCGCTGATCTCGGGCGTGATGATCCATTACAACTGCGAAAACGGCGATTACGACCTGTTCGACAGCCAGTTGACGCGCATCGAGGCCGAGTTTGGCGACATCCTGCGCCAGTTGGATTGGGTCAGCCTTGGCGGCGGCATCCACTTCACCGGCGAGGGCTACCCGCTGGAAAAACTTGCCGCGCGCCTCAAGGCCTTTGCGCAGAACATGGGCGTGCAGGTCTATCTGGAGCCGGGCGAGGCGACCATCACCAACACCACCTCGCTAGAGGTGACGGTGCTGGACATCCTGAACAACGGCAAAGATCTGGCCATCGTCGACAGCTCGGTCGAGGCGCATATGCTGGATCTGTTGATCTACCGCACCACTGCCAAGATGGAGACATCGGGCCAATACGCCTATCAAATCGCCGGAAAATCCTGCCTCGCGGGTGATATTTTCGGTGACTTCACCTTCCCGCAGCCGCTGCAGGTGGGCGATCGCATTTCGATTGCCGATGCCGCCGGTTACACAATGGTCAAGAAAAACTGGTTCAACGGCGTGAAGATGCCGTCCATCGTCATCCGCGAACTGGATGGCAGCTTGACTGTTGCACGTGAATTCGGCTTTGCCGACTATGCCTCCAGCCTCGGCTGA
- a CDS encoding THUMP domain-containing class I SAM-dependent RNA methyltransferase — MIAIDEIFLVTAPGLEDVLADEARALGLNVTGTIPGGVTVEGGWPAVWRANVKLRGAVRVLARIASFRAMHLAQLDKRARKIAWDQLLRADVPVKVEAVTVKSKIYHAGAAAQRVETAIRETLGAPIAQDAPITIKVRIEDDLVTISVDTTGESLHKRGHKQAVNKAPMRETLAALFLRQCGYHGQMPVLDPMCGSGTLVIEAAEVAMDLPAGRARSFAFEQLAEFDRAALAGLKAGGRRTDLRFYGSDRDAGAIRMSRDNAARAGVGEVTTFETKSISDITPPEGPAGLVIINPPYGARIGEKKTLFGLYGAMGKVLSERFKGWQVGIITSDSGLAKATGLPFLPSGTVVANGGLKVQLFRTDPL; from the coding sequence ATGATTGCGATTGATGAAATATTCTTGGTGACTGCCCCCGGGCTTGAGGACGTGCTGGCCGACGAGGCCCGCGCGCTGGGCCTGAACGTGACGGGCACCATTCCGGGCGGCGTGACGGTGGAAGGCGGCTGGCCCGCAGTTTGGCGGGCCAATGTTAAGCTGCGCGGCGCCGTGCGTGTGCTGGCGCGGATCGCGTCGTTTCGTGCGATGCACTTGGCGCAGTTGGATAAGCGCGCCCGCAAAATCGCGTGGGACCAGCTGCTGCGCGCGGATGTTCCCGTCAAGGTCGAGGCGGTGACCGTAAAGTCCAAGATTTACCACGCGGGTGCCGCTGCGCAGCGCGTGGAAACCGCCATCCGCGAAACGCTGGGCGCGCCCATTGCGCAAGACGCGCCCATCACCATCAAAGTGCGGATCGAGGATGATCTGGTGACGATTTCCGTCGATACGACGGGTGAGTCGCTGCACAAGCGTGGCCACAAGCAGGCCGTGAACAAGGCCCCCATGCGCGAGACGCTGGCCGCGCTGTTCCTGCGCCAATGCGGCTACCACGGGCAGATGCCGGTGCTGGACCCCATGTGCGGGTCGGGGACGCTGGTGATCGAGGCGGCCGAGGTGGCGATGGATCTGCCCGCTGGCCGCGCGCGCAGCTTTGCCTTTGAACAACTGGCCGAATTTGATCGCGCCGCGCTGGCGGGGCTGAAGGCGGGCGGGCGGCGCACCGATTTGCGCTTCTATGGCAGCGATCGCGATGCTGGGGCCATCCGCATGAGCCGCGATAATGCGGCCCGCGCGGGTGTGGGCGAAGTGACGACATTCGAGACCAAATCCATTTCCGACATCACCCCGCCCGAGGGGCCTGCCGGTTTGGTCATCATCAACCCGCCCTATGGCGCGCGCATTGGCGAGAAGAAGACGCTGTTCGGCCTGTACGGCGCGATGGGCAAGGTGCTGAGCGAGCGTTTCAAAGGCTGGCAGGTTGGCATCATCACGTCGGACAGCGGATTGGCCAAAGCGACGGGGCTGCCGTTCTTGCCTTCGGGGACGGTGGTGGCTAACGGCGGGCTGAAGGTGCAGCTTTTCCGCACCGACCCGCTGTAA